One window of Planctomycetaceae bacterium genomic DNA carries:
- a CDS encoding serine hydrolase domain-containing protein — translation MTGSFDNFPETLAAIQHGIDRRLHTALQICVNVRGQNVLNDAHGLAAPQIPATRDTVMLWRSAGKPLTALLILKRIEQAVFSLDSQVCDLIPPAAQSSSSAMPGSLTIRQLLTHTGGIPTVETGWPHADWDHSIRTLLSSQFQFEPGTAAYHPQSSWFLLGEILRRTSAHPDLSFSAILQTELLDPLLMVNTTCGSITGDEVPEAMAMRTGQLATIYERTGGELTESLYNAPEYRSRPSPGGSLMGPVSDLCRFYEVLHDHGRLADGSHFVEPGTISQMVQRQRIGLFDHTLQHNVDFGFGVIVNSNRYGIHTVPYGFGRFASEKTFGHGGAQCSMAFCDPENEITVAWAANGFCGEGQHQRRNRTINEAIYVDLANSQLVKLPAHD, via the coding sequence ATGACCGGCAGTTTCGATAATTTTCCTGAAACGCTCGCAGCCATTCAACATGGTATCGATCGGCGACTCCACACGGCCCTCCAGATCTGCGTCAACGTGCGGGGTCAGAATGTTCTGAACGACGCTCATGGTCTTGCTGCACCACAGATTCCTGCCACGCGCGACACGGTAATGCTTTGGCGTTCTGCTGGTAAACCGTTAACGGCGTTGTTGATCCTCAAGCGAATCGAACAGGCGGTCTTCAGTCTGGACTCGCAGGTCTGCGACCTGATTCCCCCTGCCGCTCAATCATCTTCCTCTGCGATGCCGGGTTCACTGACGATTCGGCAACTGCTGACTCATACGGGCGGCATCCCGACAGTTGAAACCGGATGGCCTCATGCAGACTGGGATCATTCCATTCGAACCCTGCTCTCCTCGCAATTTCAATTCGAGCCCGGCACGGCAGCCTATCATCCACAGTCCAGCTGGTTCCTGCTGGGAGAGATTCTCCGTCGCACATCGGCCCACCCCGATCTATCGTTTTCAGCGATCCTTCAAACAGAATTGCTGGATCCGCTGCTGATGGTGAATACAACCTGTGGATCGATCACGGGCGATGAGGTGCCGGAAGCCATGGCGATGAGGACCGGGCAGCTGGCAACGATTTATGAACGCACTGGTGGAGAACTGACAGAGTCTCTGTATAACGCGCCTGAATATCGATCCCGGCCTTCGCCGGGTGGTTCATTGATGGGTCCGGTGAGCGACCTGTGCAGATTCTATGAAGTGCTGCACGACCATGGACGACTGGCCGATGGAAGCCACTTTGTTGAACCCGGCACGATCAGTCAGATGGTTCAGCGCCAGCGAATCGGTCTGTTCGATCACACACTTCAACATAACGTTGACTTTGGATTTGGTGTCATCGTCAATTCGAATCGTTACGGAATTCATACGGTACCATATGGATTCGGTCGCTTCGCCAGTGAAAAGACCTTCGGGCACGGGGGAGCGCAATGTTCGATGGCATTCTGTGACCCGGAAAATGAGATCACTGTCGCCTGGGCCGCCAACGGCTTTTGCGGAGAAGGTCAACACCAGCGACGTAACCGTACCATCAATGAAGCGATCTATGTGGATCTCGCCAACAGTCAGCTCGTTAAACTTCCGGCCCACGATTGA
- a CDS encoding 2-oxoacid:ferredoxin oxidoreductase subunit beta — MSTVLPQLTAKDFASNQDVKWCPRCGDYSILAQMKKVLPELGIPREDICFVSGIGCSSRFPYYMNTYGFHSIHGRAPAVATGLKLANPGMHIWVITGDGDALSIGGNHLMHAIRRNVDLNIILFNNQIYGLTKGQYSPTSPLGKKTKSTPFGSVDNPLNPLSVAIGCEATFVARSVDVDIKHLAETLKRAAEHKGTSFVEVYQDCNVFNTGAFNYASKKGEKEDHVVYLEHGKPLRFGANKEKGIRLNSYGRAEVVELGSGVSEDDLLFHDESAHDPSLAFLLAQMRHPEFPEPMGVLRNVQRPVYDEEVRKQVAQARGNAGEGDLEQLFNSGDTWIVK; from the coding sequence ATGAGTACTGTACTTCCGCAGCTAACTGCAAAGGACTTTGCCAGCAACCAGGACGTCAAATGGTGCCCCCGGTGCGGCGACTATTCCATACTGGCACAAATGAAGAAGGTGCTGCCGGAGCTCGGCATCCCCCGCGAAGACATTTGTTTCGTGTCGGGCATCGGTTGCTCCAGCCGGTTTCCGTACTACATGAATACCTATGGATTTCACAGTATCCATGGTCGCGCACCGGCAGTAGCGACAGGTCTGAAACTGGCAAATCCCGGAATGCACATCTGGGTGATCACCGGCGATGGCGATGCGTTGTCTATTGGCGGCAATCATCTAATGCACGCCATCCGAAGAAATGTGGACCTGAACATCATTCTTTTTAATAACCAGATCTATGGCCTGACGAAGGGACAGTACTCCCCAACAAGTCCGCTCGGCAAGAAAACCAAAAGTACTCCATTCGGATCTGTCGACAACCCATTGAACCCGTTGTCCGTTGCCATTGGCTGTGAAGCAACCTTTGTCGCGCGTTCAGTGGATGTGGACATTAAGCACCTGGCAGAGACCCTGAAGAGAGCTGCGGAACACAAGGGAACCTCTTTTGTTGAGGTGTACCAGGATTGCAATGTCTTCAATACAGGGGCATTCAATTACGCTTCCAAGAAAGGCGAAAAGGAGGACCATGTGGTCTACCTGGAACACGGCAAGCCACTTCGCTTCGGTGCGAATAAAGAGAAAGGCATTCGGCTGAATTCATATGGTCGAGCAGAAGTGGTGGAACTTGGCAGCGGTGTTTCTGAGGATGACCTGTTGTTCCACGATGAAAGCGCCCACGATCCCAGCCTTGCATTTCTGCTGGCACAAATGCGACATCCGGAATTCCCGGAACCGATGGGTGTGCTCCGTAACGTCCAGCGTCCTGTTTACGACGAAGAAGTCCGTAAGCAGGTCGCCCAGGCCAGAGGAAATGCAGGTGAGGGTGATCTGGAGCAACTGTTTAACAGCGGCGATACCTGGATTGTGAAATAG
- the rfbB gene encoding dTDP-glucose 4,6-dehydratase, whose product MKTILVTGGAGFIGSCFVRRAVARGGVRIINLDKLTYAGNPDSLPQTDSARHTLVVGDIGDRELVRSLLKTHQPVAIVNFAAESHVDRSIDGPLDFVQTNVVGTCCLLEEVRSYFAQLDSREAREFRFLHVSTDEVYGSLGDTGLFTETTPYSPNSPYSASKASSDHFVRAWLHTYGLPVLITNCSNNYGPYQFPEKLIPLMILNAIEGKPMPVYGDGLNVRDWLYVEDHCAAIESVLDRGRIGECYNIGGNNEQTNIDIVRTICSTVDRLCPHLSHKPCESLITYVQDRPGHDKRYAIDASKISNELGWTPQQDFATGIEHTIQWYIQNSIWVERVQSGKYQRGRLGLA is encoded by the coding sequence ATGAAGACGATTCTGGTGACCGGTGGGGCTGGATTTATTGGCAGCTGTTTCGTGCGACGCGCTGTCGCACGCGGTGGCGTCCGCATTATCAATCTGGATAAACTGACCTACGCTGGCAACCCGGATTCCCTGCCTCAAACAGACTCTGCGCGACACACACTGGTCGTTGGCGATATTGGCGACCGGGAACTTGTGCGAAGCCTTTTAAAGACGCACCAACCGGTTGCAATCGTGAACTTTGCAGCAGAGTCCCACGTCGACAGATCCATTGACGGTCCACTGGATTTTGTTCAGACCAACGTTGTTGGAACCTGTTGCCTGCTTGAAGAAGTCAGAAGCTATTTTGCTCAACTCGATTCACGGGAAGCCCGGGAGTTTCGTTTTCTGCATGTCTCTACCGATGAAGTTTATGGTTCGCTGGGAGACACAGGGCTGTTCACAGAAACAACACCGTACTCGCCCAACAGCCCGTATTCAGCATCCAAGGCCTCGTCCGATCATTTCGTTCGTGCATGGCTGCATACCTATGGGCTGCCCGTGCTGATTACCAACTGCAGCAACAACTATGGTCCATACCAGTTCCCGGAAAAACTCATTCCATTGATGATCCTGAATGCGATTGAAGGGAAGCCAATGCCGGTTTACGGCGACGGCCTGAATGTCCGCGACTGGCTGTATGTGGAAGATCACTGTGCAGCTATTGAGTCTGTGCTGGACCGGGGACGTATCGGAGAATGCTACAATATTGGCGGCAACAACGAGCAGACAAACATCGATATCGTCAGGACGATCTGCAGCACAGTCGATCGACTCTGCCCGCACCTGTCACATAAACCTTGCGAGTCATTGATCACGTATGTGCAGGATCGCCCGGGCCACGACAAACGTTATGCCATTGATGCCTCAAAAATTTCAAATGAGCTCGGATGGACTCCCCAACAGGACTTCGCCACCGGCATCGAACACACGATCCAATGGTACATCCAGAATTCCATCTGGGTCGAACGTGTCCAAAGCGGCAAGTACCAGCGTGGACGACTTGGTCTTGCCTGA
- a CDS encoding RbsD/FucU family protein, with protein MLYSELIHPKISEVVARAGHSSKILIADGNYPASSAIGPKAELVSLNLAPGLVTVAQVLKVLLTAVPVEAVNTMGMPDDDPYKLPSDPPVWNEYRSILSSAELDITLEPISRWDFYDAVDSRDHVLTIQTGDQALWANLLLTVGVRKAGQ; from the coding sequence ATGCTCTATTCAGAATTGATTCATCCAAAGATTTCTGAAGTGGTCGCGCGCGCTGGCCACAGTTCGAAGATTCTGATTGCAGACGGTAACTACCCGGCTTCATCTGCGATCGGCCCCAAAGCTGAACTGGTGAGCCTGAACCTCGCCCCCGGACTTGTCACCGTTGCTCAGGTCCTGAAAGTCCTGCTGACGGCTGTACCCGTTGAAGCCGTCAACACCATGGGCATGCCCGACGACGATCCCTACAAGCTGCCCAGTGATCCTCCAGTCTGGAATGAATATCGCTCAATCCTGAGTTCTGCAGAACTGGACATCACGCTGGAGCCCATATCCCGGTGGGACTTCTACGATGCAGTTGACTCGCGTGACCATGTATTAACGATTCAAACCGGCGACCAGGCACTTTGGGCCAATCTGCTGTTGACTGTTGGAGTCCGAAAAGCAGGCCAGTAA
- a CDS encoding sugar phosphate isomerase/epimerase family protein, whose amino-acid sequence MIRSAVTVSIVEQARKGPFVYHDDVAAACSDAERLGFDAVELFAPSADAIRALPLQDLLKTHQLSLAAVGTGAGMVVHGLHLCDADESRRIAAREFIRNIIDAGSEFGAPAIIGSMQGKWDQQTDKPTAIARLQEALNDLGEHAGARGVPLIYEPLNRYETNLAVTMEQGVELLKPLATSNVRLLADLFHMNIEESSLEEAIRDAGHFIGHVHFVDSNRQAAGRGHIAYEPIADALAAIDYNGYASAEAFPVPDSSTAAARTIETFRRVFMR is encoded by the coding sequence ATGATTCGTTCTGCCGTTACTGTCAGCATCGTTGAACAAGCTCGCAAGGGTCCTTTTGTTTACCACGATGATGTCGCAGCAGCGTGCTCCGACGCAGAGCGACTTGGTTTCGATGCTGTCGAACTCTTTGCACCTTCTGCCGATGCAATTCGCGCCCTGCCTCTTCAGGATTTGCTGAAGACGCATCAGTTGAGCCTCGCCGCTGTTGGTACGGGCGCAGGTATGGTGGTGCATGGTTTGCATTTGTGCGACGCTGATGAATCCCGACGAATTGCCGCACGAGAATTTATTCGGAATATCATCGATGCAGGTTCTGAGTTCGGCGCGCCGGCAATCATTGGATCCATGCAGGGAAAATGGGACCAGCAAACAGATAAACCCACGGCCATTGCCAGACTGCAGGAGGCATTGAACGATCTGGGCGAACACGCAGGGGCTCGTGGAGTCCCGTTGATTTACGAACCGCTCAATCGTTACGAGACAAATCTGGCTGTCACTATGGAGCAGGGAGTCGAACTTCTGAAACCACTCGCAACAAGCAACGTTCGATTGCTGGCGGATCTCTTCCATATGAATATTGAAGAATCCAGCCTGGAAGAGGCGATCCGAGACGCGGGGCATTTTATTGGCCACGTCCACTTTGTCGACTCAAACCGCCAGGCAGCAGGCCGTGGCCATATCGCTTACGAACCGATTGCCGATGCACTGGCTGCAATAGACTACAATGGCTACGCTTCTGCCGAAGCGTTTCCAGTCCCGGATTCCTCCACGGCAGCTGCCCGAACGATCGAAACATTTCGACGAGTATTTATGCGATAG
- the gluQRS gene encoding tRNA glutamyl-Q(34) synthetase GluQRS: MTGPVITRFAPSPTGYLHSGHAFSALIAYQNTLDHGGKFLLRLEDIDFTRCREEFAQSILIDLEWLGLEWAEPVRIQSQHLCEYRAVAENLTQRGLLYPCFCTRRDIQREIESAGAAPQGPEGPLYPGTCRGLSEDERQFRIHRGDEYAMRLDLNRALDSVTSVLEWHDQVCGVQVAAPERLGDVVLVRKDIGCSYHLAVVHDDAFQNVNLVTRGKDLFEATHLHRLLQHLLDLPTPVYHHHPLLCDEQGRRLAKRDLSETIRSIREKGVTSEEFKRRLQVN; the protein is encoded by the coding sequence ATGACAGGACCTGTAATCACTCGTTTTGCACCAAGTCCTACTGGTTATTTACATTCGGGGCACGCTTTTTCTGCCCTGATTGCCTACCAGAATACACTGGATCATGGTGGAAAGTTCCTGCTCAGGCTGGAAGACATTGACTTCACTCGCTGCAGGGAGGAATTTGCGCAATCAATACTGATAGATCTTGAGTGGCTGGGTCTGGAATGGGCTGAGCCCGTGCGAATTCAATCGCAACACTTGTGTGAATATCGAGCGGTTGCTGAGAATCTGACGCAGCGCGGTCTGCTGTATCCATGCTTTTGTACGCGTCGGGACATCCAAAGAGAAATCGAATCCGCAGGTGCCGCGCCACAGGGACCTGAAGGCCCGTTGTACCCGGGAACGTGTCGGGGCTTAAGTGAAGACGAACGGCAGTTTCGCATTCATCGGGGAGATGAATACGCAATGCGTCTGGATCTGAATCGCGCGCTCGATTCTGTCACAAGTGTTCTCGAATGGCACGATCAGGTGTGCGGTGTGCAGGTCGCTGCCCCTGAGCGATTAGGCGATGTCGTGCTTGTTCGAAAAGATATCGGCTGCAGTTACCATCTTGCCGTGGTTCACGATGATGCTTTCCAGAACGTGAACCTCGTTACACGCGGCAAAGATCTTTTCGAAGCAACTCACCTGCATCGACTTCTGCAGCATCTGTTGGATTTGCCAACGCCAGTCTACCACCATCATCCGCTGCTGTGCGATGAACAGGGGCGAAGACTGGCAAAACGTGATCTGTCCGAGACCATTCGGTCCATCAGAGAAAAAGGGGTCACTTCCGAGGAATTCAAACGGCGACTTCAGGTCAACTAG
- a CDS encoding class I SAM-dependent methyltransferase, with protein sequence MNDKDASDAESDEPCPLCLAGDTILIDRNTSREFYRCEHCGLVHVPKRFFLSADEEFRIYELHENDIFDPGYRGFLNRLFQPIAERTAPDACGLDFGCGPGPALATMFRERGNTMDVFDPFYANHPHVLQRKFDFVTSTEVLEHLHHPWREIQQLWNCVRPGGVMGIMTKRIPKEACDRFSDWFYTIDPTHVAFYADRTFEWLAGKLNGTLELLRSDVAVIRKKTCES encoded by the coding sequence ATGAACGATAAAGACGCGTCTGACGCTGAGTCGGACGAACCGTGCCCTTTGTGTCTGGCAGGTGACACCATTCTGATTGACCGCAACACATCGAGAGAATTCTATCGGTGTGAACATTGTGGTTTGGTCCATGTTCCGAAGCGTTTTTTTCTTTCGGCGGACGAAGAATTCAGGATTTATGAACTCCACGAAAACGACATTTTCGACCCGGGATACCGTGGATTCCTGAATCGATTGTTTCAGCCAATTGCAGAACGAACAGCCCCTGATGCCTGTGGCCTGGACTTCGGCTGCGGACCCGGACCCGCCCTGGCCACGATGTTTCGAGAACGTGGGAATACGATGGACGTGTTCGACCCGTTCTATGCGAATCATCCGCACGTCCTGCAACGGAAATTTGATTTCGTGACATCAACGGAAGTTCTCGAACACCTTCATCACCCATGGCGGGAAATCCAGCAACTCTGGAATTGCGTCCGCCCGGGTGGCGTCATGGGAATCATGACCAAACGAATCCCAAAAGAGGCGTGCGATCGATTCTCAGACTGGTTCTACACGATCGACCCGACACACGTCGCTTTTTACGCCGACAGGACTTTCGAGTGGCTGGCTGGCAAACTGAATGGGACGCTGGAACTCCTGCGATCCGATGTGGCTGTGATCAGGAAGAAAACGTGTGAAAGCTGA
- a CDS encoding 2-oxoacid:acceptor oxidoreductase subunit alpha: MSVVNPPSASEQRHKESVDTVVIRFAGDSGDGMQLAGTQFTNVSAVFGNDVCTLPDFPAEIRAPVGTVAGVSGFQLCFSSNDIFTPGDEVDTLVAMNPAALKSNIGDLKRGGTLIVNEDSFELSNLQKAGYASNPLETDELAGYRIHRVPMTRLTRDSVEGLGLSQREADRCKNFFALGLVYWLYDRDPKPTEEWIQTKFARKQDIAEANLRALKGGSDFAFSTEAFTVHYEVPPAKLAPGKYRKITGNEALAMGMATAAKVSNADLVFSGYPITPASDILHELSKLKNFGCTTFQAEDEIAAMSATCGAAFGGALAVTASSGPGICLKGEAMGLGMITELPMVIIDVQRGGPSTGLPTKTEQSDLLLVLFGRNGESPLPVIAAQTPGDCFWAIQDALRIAVEFMTPVVLLSDGYIANGAEPWSVPSVSDIRPIPVNFAKELNSPDGYMPYLRDERLVRPWARPGTPGLEHRIGGLEKKDVTGNVEYGPDNHQHMSDTRARKVANIANSIPDQEVDGPESGDLLVISWGGTYGAVRTAVREARRQGRSVAHAHVRYLNPLPKNMKQLLSSYRKVLIPELNLGQLSMVIRSRFLVDAIPYNKIQGKPFKTSELVNKINDVLAN; this comes from the coding sequence ATGTCCGTCGTTAATCCGCCGTCAGCATCAGAGCAACGTCACAAGGAATCCGTCGACACCGTCGTCATACGCTTCGCCGGGGATAGCGGTGATGGAATGCAGCTGGCTGGCACGCAATTTACAAATGTGTCCGCAGTCTTCGGGAATGACGTCTGTACTTTGCCCGACTTTCCCGCAGAAATCCGTGCTCCTGTTGGGACGGTGGCCGGGGTCAGCGGTTTTCAGTTGTGTTTTTCCAGCAACGACATTTTTACCCCTGGTGATGAAGTTGACACGCTGGTTGCAATGAATCCGGCGGCCCTGAAGTCAAATATCGGCGACCTGAAACGCGGTGGCACGCTGATCGTCAATGAAGATTCGTTTGAACTCTCTAATCTTCAGAAAGCCGGTTATGCATCAAATCCGCTTGAGACGGATGAACTAGCCGGTTATCGAATTCATCGTGTTCCGATGACACGACTGACCAGGGATTCCGTTGAAGGACTGGGGTTGTCGCAGCGCGAAGCTGACCGATGCAAGAACTTCTTTGCTCTGGGACTTGTCTACTGGCTGTACGATCGTGATCCAAAGCCAACAGAAGAATGGATTCAGACAAAATTTGCCAGGAAGCAGGATATCGCCGAAGCAAACCTTCGGGCGTTGAAAGGGGGATCTGACTTCGCGTTCTCGACCGAGGCCTTCACTGTTCATTACGAAGTGCCGCCTGCCAAACTGGCCCCTGGCAAGTATCGCAAGATCACCGGAAACGAAGCCCTCGCAATGGGTATGGCAACAGCAGCGAAGGTTTCGAATGCAGACCTGGTGTTTTCCGGTTATCCGATTACACCTGCCAGTGACATTCTTCATGAACTATCGAAGCTCAAGAACTTTGGTTGTACAACTTTCCAGGCCGAAGACGAAATTGCTGCGATGTCAGCAACATGTGGTGCGGCGTTTGGCGGCGCACTGGCGGTTACCGCAAGCAGCGGACCAGGAATCTGCCTGAAGGGCGAAGCAATGGGCCTTGGCATGATTACCGAACTGCCAATGGTCATTATCGACGTTCAGCGTGGTGGCCCCAGTACTGGCCTTCCAACCAAGACAGAACAGTCTGACTTACTGCTGGTCTTATTCGGCCGCAACGGCGAATCTCCTCTACCGGTCATCGCAGCACAAACACCAGGTGATTGCTTCTGGGCGATTCAGGATGCGCTGCGAATAGCCGTTGAGTTCATGACCCCTGTGGTTCTTCTTTCTGACGGGTACATTGCTAACGGTGCTGAGCCGTGGTCTGTGCCGTCCGTATCGGACATCAGACCAATTCCGGTCAACTTTGCAAAAGAACTGAATTCGCCGGACGGATACATGCCCTACCTTCGGGATGAACGGCTCGTCCGTCCATGGGCTCGTCCCGGAACTCCCGGACTTGAACACCGTATTGGGGGGCTTGAGAAGAAAGATGTAACCGGCAATGTGGAATATGGGCCGGATAACCATCAGCACATGTCTGATACGCGCGCTCGCAAAGTTGCCAACATCGCAAACTCCATTCCGGATCAGGAAGTCGATGGCCCCGAATCAGGGGACCTTCTTGTGATTAGCTGGGGAGGCACCTATGGAGCCGTCCGCACCGCTGTACGGGAAGCCAGACGTCAGGGCAGGAGTGTTGCGCATGCCCATGTCCGATACCTGAACCCGCTACCGAAGAATATGAAACAGCTTCTCAGCAGTTACCGGAAAGTATTGATCCCCGAACTGAATCTGGGACAGCTGTCAATGGTCATTCGGTCCAGATTCCTGGTAGACGCAATTCCATACAACAAGATCCAGGGCAAACCATTCAAGACCAGCGAACTGGTCAACAAAATCAATGATGTTCTCGCCAACTGA
- a CDS encoding DUF6263 family protein, with amino-acid sequence MLIRSFVVSASLIAALFTANLVQGQEDLRWKLKTGESLKYIVRQSIQQEMTIAGNKQSSLMQQTMDMGWDVVDVGSTGDATVKQSMRRIQMKMNAGAVAVEFDTSSTQVPDSPTARIMADVFRKIIDAEFVVTMRPSGEIKNVEVPKGLLESITSGLGPNPLFTEDTLRQTMQKTTVTLPEKTIKAGESWDSSHSMDMPLGSMKIDAKLTYEGKDPKTGLARISVVPTVSFSPKENSPAQIEVMKSEGKGQVLFDSVQGRIIQSDLNLTLELRISQAGQVVNQTVVQTTNMNLEK; translated from the coding sequence ATGTTGATTCGCTCATTTGTTGTTTCAGCGTCACTGATTGCAGCTCTCTTCACAGCAAATCTCGTTCAGGGTCAGGAAGACCTGAGGTGGAAGCTGAAGACCGGCGAATCCCTGAAGTACATTGTCCGACAATCGATCCAGCAGGAAATGACCATTGCAGGCAACAAGCAAAGCAGCCTGATGCAGCAGACTATGGATATGGGATGGGACGTCGTCGATGTCGGTTCAACCGGTGATGCCACCGTCAAACAGTCGATGAGGCGCATTCAGATGAAGATGAATGCCGGGGCGGTCGCGGTCGAATTCGACACTTCCAGCACGCAGGTCCCCGACAGCCCGACCGCTCGAATTATGGCTGACGTTTTCCGTAAGATCATCGATGCAGAATTCGTGGTCACCATGCGCCCAAGCGGCGAAATCAAGAACGTGGAAGTGCCCAAAGGTTTGCTGGAATCCATTACATCCGGACTGGGCCCCAATCCGCTGTTCACCGAAGACACGCTGCGTCAAACAATGCAGAAGACCACCGTGACTTTGCCGGAAAAGACAATCAAAGCGGGAGAATCCTGGGATAGTTCACACTCAATGGACATGCCGCTGGGGTCAATGAAAATTGACGCAAAGCTGACTTACGAAGGCAAAGACCCAAAGACCGGACTGGCCAGAATTTCTGTTGTCCCAACGGTTTCATTCTCCCCGAAAGAGAATTCTCCGGCCCAGATTGAGGTCATGAAATCAGAAGGCAAGGGTCAGGTTCTCTTCGATTCTGTTCAGGGTCGCATCATTCAGTCAGACCTGAATCTGACCCTGGAACTGCGCATCAGTCAGGCTGGTCAGGTTGTTAATCAGACGGTTGTACAAACAACGAATATGAATCTGGAAAAGTAG